One part of the Alistipes onderdonkii genome encodes these proteins:
- a CDS encoding LptF/LptG family permease, translating into MKTIHKLVLKAYLGPMVLTFFIVMFVLMMNIVWRYIDELVGKGLSAGIIIELMTYFMANMIPLGLPLAMLLAAIMTMGNLGENYELLAMKSAGMSLVRITKPLIILVSVIAVGSFFIGNNLVPYANKKVYSIIYDIRQQKQSLEFQDGLFFNGIDNMSIRVSRQEPETHLLRDVLIYDNCIADGNMNTIVADSGYIRLSDDKRFLLVTLFNGEMYEQTRNSQWFTQSRLRHHIFDKQDQTIPMEGFAMQRSDANQFSNSQTKNINELQQDIDSLEILVNNATTRSYEPLLKEQIFSRDNSVLPQPDSLRKDKSNFGTLVAMDSLSALKLRDKERIWNQARTLAKSSRNMFSFDESAAKEALNQLYRSKVEWHKKISLPVSIMIFFLIGAPLGAIIRKGGLGLPVVVSIIFFVIYYIISLSGEKLAKEGSWEAVYGIWLSTFILTPIAIYLTYKATNDSALLDTDWYAGRLKALNERMRPAINKLKNAIKLKRNGKKHDSE; encoded by the coding sequence ATGAAAACCATCCACAAACTCGTACTGAAAGCCTACCTGGGGCCGATGGTGCTCACGTTCTTCATCGTGATGTTCGTCCTGATGATGAACATCGTGTGGCGCTACATCGACGAGCTGGTCGGAAAGGGGTTGAGCGCCGGCATCATCATCGAGCTGATGACCTATTTCATGGCCAACATGATCCCGCTGGGGCTGCCGCTGGCCATGCTGCTGGCCGCGATCATGACCATGGGCAACCTGGGCGAGAACTACGAGCTGCTGGCGATGAAATCGGCCGGCATGTCGCTCGTCCGCATCACCAAGCCGCTCATCATCCTGGTGAGCGTGATCGCCGTGGGCAGTTTCTTCATCGGCAACAACCTCGTGCCGTATGCCAACAAAAAGGTGTACAGCATCATCTACGATATCCGCCAGCAGAAACAGAGCCTCGAATTCCAGGACGGCCTGTTCTTCAACGGCATCGACAACATGTCGATCCGCGTGAGCCGGCAGGAACCCGAAACGCACCTGCTGCGCGACGTGCTGATCTACGACAACTGCATCGCCGACGGCAACATGAACACCATCGTGGCCGACTCGGGCTACATCCGCCTGTCGGACGACAAGCGGTTCCTGCTCGTGACGCTTTTCAACGGCGAGATGTACGAGCAGACCCGCAACAGCCAGTGGTTCACCCAGAGCAGGCTGCGCCACCACATCTTCGACAAGCAGGATCAGACGATCCCCATGGAAGGCTTCGCCATGCAGCGCAGCGACGCCAACCAATTTTCGAACAGCCAGACCAAGAACATCAACGAGTTGCAGCAGGATATCGACTCGCTGGAAATCCTGGTGAACAACGCCACGACCCGTTCGTACGAACCGCTGCTCAAGGAACAGATATTCTCACGCGACAACTCCGTGCTGCCGCAGCCCGACAGCCTGCGCAAAGACAAGAGCAACTTCGGCACCCTCGTGGCGATGGACTCCCTCTCGGCGCTCAAACTCCGCGACAAGGAACGGATCTGGAACCAGGCGCGGACGTTGGCCAAAAGCTCGCGCAACATGTTCTCGTTCGACGAGTCGGCCGCCAAGGAGGCGCTCAACCAGTTGTACCGCAGCAAGGTCGAGTGGCACAAGAAAATATCGCTCCCCGTGTCGATCATGATCTTCTTCCTGATCGGGGCTCCGCTGGGCGCCATCATCCGCAAGGGCGGCCTGGGACTTCCGGTCGTGGTGTCGATCATCTTCTTCGTGATCTACTACATCATCAGCCTCTCGGGCGAAAAACTGGCCAAGGAAGGTAGCTGGGAAGCCGTGTACGGCATCTGGCTCTCGACGTTCATCCTCACGCCGATCGCCATATACCTGACCTACAAGGCCACCAACGACTCGGCATTGCTCGACACGGACTGGTATGCCGGAAGACTCAAGGCATTGAACGAGCGCATGCGACCTGCGATCAACAAATTGAAAAACGCGATAAAACTCAAACGAAATGGCAAAAAGCACGATTCTGAATAG
- a CDS encoding FAD-dependent oxidoreductase — translation MEKKITTVREPARDIPVRASADILIVGGGPAGLMAAQAAAGEGLKVMLVESRGYLGGNLTIGLPILGFLGQKGNQIIEGLPQRFIDRLQERGAANGHRPCKLHVSLTIIDPEESKTLAQQLMEEAGVEVLMYVFCTDVIREGNEVKGVVIESKAGREAILARTVIDCTGDADVAFRAGVECRKGDAEGGMQPPTLMFSMRGVATQRLRDAIAEHPDIYDMDIMPAESFRNEKFITVGLRNQIAKAREAGIDLPVARTILITGMSEDEIWVNMSRVNGVDPTDPGSYTRGEIEARKQVYRIRKYLRQFVPGFENAWMDRVAPFMGIRESRVTVGKYVLTAEDILACRHFDDAVAVASYPVDLHHPKGGDCTLEYCGDCYDIPYRVLVPEKVENLLVAGRCASFTHEAMASTRVMSTCMALGEAAGRAARIALRDGVKPSQADVAKLRSELKRTGAYLR, via the coding sequence ATGGAAAAGAAAATTACGACCGTCCGCGAACCCGCCCGCGACATCCCCGTACGCGCATCGGCGGACATACTCATCGTCGGCGGGGGCCCGGCGGGGCTCATGGCCGCACAGGCCGCAGCGGGCGAGGGACTGAAGGTAATGCTGGTCGAAAGCCGCGGCTACCTGGGCGGAAACCTCACGATCGGGCTCCCGATCCTGGGATTCCTGGGGCAGAAGGGCAACCAGATCATCGAGGGGCTCCCGCAGCGGTTTATCGACCGGCTGCAGGAGCGGGGCGCTGCGAACGGACACCGACCCTGCAAGCTCCACGTAAGCCTGACGATCATCGACCCGGAGGAGAGCAAGACCCTCGCACAGCAGTTGATGGAGGAGGCCGGCGTCGAGGTACTGATGTATGTTTTCTGCACCGACGTCATCAGGGAGGGCAACGAAGTAAAGGGGGTGGTCATCGAAAGCAAGGCCGGGCGCGAGGCAATCCTCGCCCGCACCGTGATCGACTGCACGGGCGACGCCGACGTGGCCTTCCGTGCCGGCGTCGAGTGCCGCAAAGGCGATGCCGAGGGCGGCATGCAGCCCCCGACGCTGATGTTCTCGATGCGCGGTGTCGCCACGCAACGCCTGCGCGACGCGATCGCAGAGCACCCGGACATCTACGACATGGACATCATGCCTGCGGAGTCGTTCCGCAACGAGAAGTTCATCACCGTGGGGCTTCGCAACCAGATCGCCAAGGCACGCGAGGCGGGGATCGACCTCCCGGTGGCCCGTACGATCCTTATCACGGGCATGTCCGAGGACGAAATATGGGTCAACATGTCGCGTGTGAACGGCGTAGACCCGACCGATCCCGGGAGTTACACTCGTGGGGAGATCGAAGCCAGGAAGCAGGTTTACCGAATCCGGAAATACCTGCGGCAGTTCGTCCCGGGGTTCGAAAACGCGTGGATGGATCGGGTGGCACCGTTCATGGGTATCCGCGAGAGCCGCGTCACGGTCGGGAAATACGTCCTCACGGCCGAGGATATCCTGGCCTGCCGACACTTCGACGACGCCGTTGCCGTAGCCAGCTATCCCGTCGACCTGCACCATCCCAAAGGCGGGGACTGCACGCTGGAATACTGCGGCGACTGCTACGACATCCCGTACCGGGTGCTTGTGCCCGAAAAGGTCGAAAACCTGCTCGTCGCAGGCCGCTGCGCCTCGTTCACCCACGAAGCGATGGCCTCGACACGCGTGATGTCGACCTGCATGGCCCTCGGCGAAGCCGCCGGACGCGCCGCACGCATCGCCCTGCGGGACGGAGTGAAACCGTCGCAGGCCGACGTGGC
- a CDS encoding endonuclease/exonuclease/phosphatase family protein, which translates to MKRILIVCAALLLCGVAAARERGVHRVASCNIRVALPQDEEGGNGWSARKYVCERVMKRCKADIYCLQEVTVGQYEDMCRMFPGYFVFGYPGPETDALPDREYHGIAKNLVMFSKRRYEMTGAGVYWLSDTPLVGGSSSWGTARPRHVNWVRLRDRRSGREFRVLSLHLDHISHEARLAQVRAVEEETSQYPAGVPQVLAGDFNSRPSNPVAGVLAGAGWVDAFVEANGEDAEQMSFHRFEGDAYKPKKGTPGRIDYIFLKGTGIRVVSSALVKDCVGGKYPSDHYFLTADIVIE; encoded by the coding sequence ATGAAACGGATTCTGATCGTGTGTGCCGCGCTGTTGCTGTGCGGTGTGGCCGCCGCCCGGGAGCGCGGCGTACACCGCGTGGCGTCGTGCAATATCCGGGTGGCCCTGCCGCAGGATGAGGAGGGCGGAAACGGCTGGTCTGCGCGTAAATATGTTTGCGAGCGGGTGATGAAGCGCTGCAAAGCGGATATCTATTGCCTGCAGGAGGTGACCGTCGGCCAGTACGAGGACATGTGCCGGATGTTCCCGGGGTATTTCGTCTTCGGCTACCCGGGCCCCGAGACGGATGCCCTGCCCGACCGGGAGTACCACGGTATCGCCAAGAACCTCGTGATGTTCTCGAAGAGGCGCTACGAGATGACGGGCGCCGGGGTTTACTGGCTGTCGGACACCCCGCTCGTGGGCGGCTCCTCGTCGTGGGGCACGGCCCGCCCGCGCCATGTCAATTGGGTACGGCTCAGGGATCGCCGTTCGGGGCGCGAGTTCCGGGTGTTGTCCCTGCACCTCGACCATATTTCGCACGAGGCGCGGCTTGCGCAGGTGCGGGCCGTGGAGGAGGAAACGTCGCAGTATCCTGCCGGTGTGCCGCAGGTGCTGGCCGGGGATTTCAATTCCAGGCCTTCGAACCCCGTTGCCGGGGTGCTTGCCGGTGCCGGCTGGGTCGATGCGTTCGTCGAGGCCAACGGCGAAGATGCGGAGCAGATGTCGTTCCACCGGTTCGAGGGCGATGCCTATAAGCCGAAGAAGGGGACGCCCGGGCGTATCGACTACATTTTCCTGAAAGGCACGGGTATCCGGGTCGTCTCCTCCGCATTGGTAAAAGACTGTGTCGGCGGCAAGTATCCCAGCGACCACTATTTCCTTACGGCGGATATCGTGATCGAATAG
- a CDS encoding metal ABC transporter permease, producing MEFFSDLIQYGYLSNALAACVLSGITCGVVGTYVVCRRMVFLAGGITHASFGGLGIAFYAGANPIAGAMVFAVLSALGIEWAGSQGRIREDSAIGIIWSVGMAVGALFMSLRPGYTSGDLSAYLFGSIVTVTHGDVVALAILTAAIMAGALLWLRPVMYMAFDRDFARSRGIPTRVISYAMAALVAVTIVLSIRIMGIVLLISLLTMPVAIVNALSKSYRTIALCAPLVAVAGNVAGLVASYNFEVPPGAAIIFTLTLTLIIVKLLPLRQKKAGAAA from the coding sequence ATGGAATTTTTCAGCGACCTGATCCAATACGGCTACCTGTCGAATGCGCTGGCGGCATGTGTCCTCTCGGGCATAACCTGCGGCGTGGTAGGCACCTACGTCGTATGCCGGAGGATGGTTTTTCTCGCGGGCGGCATCACGCACGCCTCGTTCGGCGGGCTGGGCATAGCTTTCTACGCGGGAGCCAACCCCATAGCCGGGGCGATGGTCTTCGCCGTGCTTTCGGCGCTGGGCATCGAGTGGGCCGGGAGCCAGGGGCGCATCCGCGAGGATTCGGCCATCGGCATCATCTGGTCGGTGGGCATGGCCGTCGGGGCGCTCTTCATGAGCCTCAGGCCGGGTTACACTTCGGGCGACCTTTCGGCCTACCTGTTCGGCAGCATCGTCACCGTGACGCACGGCGACGTCGTGGCGCTCGCCATCCTGACCGCGGCCATCATGGCCGGGGCTCTGCTGTGGCTGCGCCCCGTGATGTACATGGCTTTCGACCGCGACTTCGCCCGCAGCCGCGGCATCCCGACGCGCGTGATCTCCTACGCCATGGCGGCGCTGGTCGCCGTCACGATCGTCCTCTCGATCCGCATCATGGGCATCGTGCTGCTCATCTCGCTGCTCACCATGCCCGTCGCCATCGTCAACGCCCTTTCCAAATCCTACCGCACCATCGCGCTCTGCGCCCCGCTGGTCGCCGTGGCCGGCAATGTGGCCGGACTGGTCGCAAGCTACAATTTCGAAGTTCCGCCCGGGGCGGCCATAATATTTACCCTCACCCTTACGCTTATTATAGTAAAACTATTACCTTTGCGTCAGAAAAAAGCCGGAGCCGCCGCATGA
- the mtaB gene encoding tRNA (N(6)-L-threonylcarbamoyladenosine(37)-C(2))-methylthiotransferase MtaB has translation MQQRRVNFHTLGCKLNFSESSTLAREFEQGGFVRVAPDAEADICVINSCSVTEHADKKCRNLIRKLHRRNPDAIIAVTGCYAQLRPQEIAAIEGVDIVLGNNDKGDLYKRVLELSGKGRAQVYSCDTDSLTSFFAAFSSGDRTRAFLKVQDGCDYKCAYCTIHYARGGSRNMPVADLVAEARRIAAAGQKEIVLTGVNTGDFGRTTGEKFIDLLRALDGVDGIERYRISSIEPNLLTDEIIAFCAASPKFQHHFHIPLQSGSDKILGLMRRRYTTARFAERIAAVRALMPDAFIGIDVIVGFPGETEEDFRTTYDFLAGLEPAFLHIFPFSERPGTPAVEMPGKVQASVATRRAAQLEALCAKLHAAFCARAVGSEDSVLFESTRRGGMMFGFTGNYRRVKAPYDKARVNTICRVRLGAMDESHDLMGEIRD, from the coding sequence ATGCAACAACGCCGAGTCAATTTTCATACCCTGGGTTGCAAGCTCAACTTTTCGGAGAGCTCCACCCTCGCCCGGGAGTTCGAGCAGGGCGGTTTCGTCCGCGTGGCGCCGGATGCCGAGGCCGATATCTGCGTCATCAACAGCTGTTCGGTCACCGAACATGCCGATAAGAAATGCCGTAACCTGATCCGCAAGCTGCACCGCCGCAACCCCGATGCCATCATCGCCGTGACGGGGTGCTACGCGCAGCTCAGACCGCAGGAGATCGCGGCAATCGAAGGTGTGGATATTGTACTGGGCAACAACGATAAGGGCGATTTATATAAACGTGTGCTCGAACTGTCGGGCAAGGGCCGTGCGCAGGTTTACAGCTGCGACACCGATTCGCTCACTTCGTTCTTTGCGGCCTTTTCGAGCGGCGACCGCACGCGGGCCTTCCTCAAGGTGCAGGACGGCTGCGACTACAAGTGCGCATACTGTACGATCCACTACGCCCGCGGGGGCAGCCGGAACATGCCGGTCGCCGACCTGGTCGCCGAGGCGCGCCGGATCGCGGCGGCCGGACAGAAGGAGATTGTCCTGACGGGCGTCAACACGGGGGATTTCGGCCGGACGACGGGCGAGAAGTTCATCGACCTGCTGCGGGCGCTGGACGGCGTGGACGGGATCGAGCGTTACCGCATCTCCTCCATCGAACCGAACCTTTTGACGGACGAGATCATCGCCTTCTGCGCCGCTTCGCCGAAGTTCCAGCATCATTTCCACATCCCCCTGCAGAGCGGTTCGGACAAGATCCTGGGGCTGATGCGCCGCCGTTATACCACGGCGCGCTTCGCCGAACGGATCGCCGCCGTACGCGCGCTGATGCCCGACGCCTTCATCGGCATCGACGTGATCGTCGGTTTCCCCGGTGAGACGGAGGAGGATTTCCGCACGACCTACGACTTCCTTGCCGGGCTGGAACCGGCCTTCCTGCATATTTTCCCCTTCTCGGAACGTCCCGGTACGCCGGCCGTGGAGATGCCCGGCAAGGTGCAGGCTTCGGTGGCGACGCGCCGCGCGGCCCAGCTGGAGGCGCTGTGCGCGAAGCTGCACGCGGCATTCTGCGCCCGTGCCGTGGGGAGCGAGGATTCCGTGTTGTTCGAAAGCACGCGGCGCGGGGGCATGATGTTCGGCTTTACGGGCAACTACCGCCGGGTGAAGGCTCCCTACGACAAGGCCCGCGTCAACACCATTTGCCGCGTCAGGCTGGGGGCTATGGACGAATCTCACGACCTGATGGGTGAAATTCGGGATTAA
- a CDS encoding bifunctional 3,4-dihydroxy-2-butanone-4-phosphate synthase/GTP cyclohydrolase II has translation MAKSTILNSVEEVIEDFRNGRIVIVVDDEDRENEGDFIVAAEKITPEIVNFMLKEGRGVLCAPLSEERCAELGLNMMEENNTSLLGTPFTVTVDLLGNGCTTGVSIHDRAATIRALADPATRATDLGRPGHINPLRARQKGVLRRPGHTEAAIDLARLAGLQPAGALIEIMNEDGTMARLPQLTEIARKFGLKIISIASLIEYRLREESIVEKGETVDLPTAWGDFRITPFRQKSNGLEHVALTKGEWTEDEPVLTRVHSSCATGDIFGSCRCDCGDQLHEAMRMIEREGKGAIIYLQQEGRGIGLCNKIKAYKLQDEGLDTVDANVRLGFGVDERDYGVGASIIREMGIKHMRLMTNNPLKRAGLEGYGLKIDQIVPIVIAPNEHNLRYLKTKEQRMHHTLGLDKQ, from the coding sequence ATGGCAAAAAGCACGATTCTGAATAGTGTAGAAGAGGTTATTGAAGATTTCCGCAACGGCAGGATAGTGATCGTCGTCGACGACGAAGACCGCGAGAACGAAGGCGACTTCATCGTCGCGGCGGAGAAAATCACGCCCGAAATCGTGAACTTCATGCTCAAGGAGGGACGCGGCGTGCTCTGCGCCCCGCTGTCGGAGGAGCGGTGCGCCGAACTGGGGCTCAACATGATGGAAGAGAACAACACCTCGCTGCTGGGCACGCCCTTCACCGTGACGGTCGACCTGCTCGGCAACGGCTGCACCACGGGCGTCTCGATCCATGACCGCGCCGCCACCATACGCGCCCTGGCCGACCCCGCGACCCGGGCCACCGACCTCGGCCGCCCGGGGCACATCAACCCGCTGCGTGCCCGCCAGAAAGGCGTGCTGCGCCGTCCGGGGCATACCGAGGCCGCGATAGACCTCGCCCGGCTGGCCGGCCTGCAGCCCGCAGGCGCACTGATCGAGATCATGAACGAGGACGGCACGATGGCGCGCCTGCCGCAACTGACGGAGATCGCCCGGAAATTCGGCCTCAAGATCATTTCGATCGCATCGCTCATCGAATACCGGCTGCGCGAAGAATCCATCGTCGAGAAGGGCGAGACCGTCGACCTGCCGACCGCATGGGGCGACTTCCGCATCACGCCGTTCCGGCAGAAGAGCAACGGGCTGGAGCACGTGGCGCTCACCAAAGGCGAGTGGACGGAAGACGAACCGGTGCTGACGCGCGTGCATTCGTCGTGCGCCACGGGCGACATCTTCGGCTCGTGCCGCTGCGACTGCGGCGACCAGCTGCACGAGGCGATGCGCATGATCGAACGGGAGGGCAAGGGTGCCATCATCTACCTCCAGCAGGAGGGACGCGGCATCGGCCTTTGCAATAAAATCAAAGCTTACAAGCTCCAGGATGAAGGGCTCGACACGGTCGACGCCAACGTCCGGCTGGGCTTCGGCGTCGACGAACGCGACTACGGCGTCGGGGCGAGCATCATCCGCGAAATGGGCATCAAGCACATGCGGCTGATGACCAACAACCCGCTCAAGCGCGCAGGGCTGGAGGGCTACGGGCTGAAGATCGACCAGATCGTGCCTATCGTCATCGCCCCCAATGAGCACAACCTGCGCTACCTGAAGACCAAGGAGCAGCGTATGCACCACACGCTGGGGCTGGACAAGCAATAA
- a CDS encoding ribulokinase, which produces MKETYVIGIDYGTDSVRALLADAATGETIADSVFSYPRWGRQEYCSPAEARFRQHPQDYLDGLRHVIGEVVAARPDAAPHIRAVSVDTTASTPCLVDRTCTPLALRPEYADDPDAMFVLWKDHTAQRESEEITALCARSEINYARHSGNHYSAECFWAKCLHLLRGSRRLRRDAYAMVELCDWIPAVLTGADDPSAIRASHCAAGSKQMWAEAWGGFPPETFFEALDPALLPIVRNISKTNRTCDHAAGTITPAWAQALGLPEGVVVGVGNIDAHAGAVGAGIRCGTVVLNLGTSACHMALMPSDEMGGRLVEGIFGQVDSSIVPGMVGFEAGLSAFGDIYAWFRNLLCWPLEELLVQPGAPDAQARQRLAEECRDKIMGRLTEEAERLELRADMPLATDWLNGRRNPYPAPELTGTLTGLRLSTTAPEIYYALAEATAFATKAILDHLAANGVAIERLTGIGGISQKSPFVMQLLADVTGREISVIDCKQACAMGSVVYATVIAGCYGSVEEAQRALCNFPARRYAPREGRHPLLMQRYERYKAQGGLPQR; this is translated from the coding sequence ATGAAGGAAACATACGTCATAGGCATCGACTACGGCACGGATTCCGTGCGTGCCCTTCTGGCGGATGCCGCGACAGGCGAAACAATCGCCGACTCGGTATTCAGCTACCCGCGCTGGGGCAGGCAGGAATACTGCTCCCCGGCGGAGGCACGCTTCCGCCAGCATCCGCAAGATTACCTCGACGGCCTGCGCCACGTGATAGGCGAAGTGGTGGCCGCACGGCCCGACGCGGCGCCGCATATCAGGGCGGTTTCGGTCGACACGACGGCCAGCACGCCGTGCCTGGTAGACCGCACGTGCACGCCGCTGGCGCTGCGCCCCGAATACGCCGACGATCCGGACGCGATGTTCGTCCTGTGGAAAGACCACACGGCGCAGCGGGAATCGGAAGAAATCACAGCCCTGTGCGCCCGCAGCGAGATCAATTATGCCCGCCATTCGGGCAACCATTACTCGGCCGAATGCTTCTGGGCCAAATGCCTGCACCTGCTGCGCGGCAGCCGGCGGCTCCGCCGCGACGCATATGCCATGGTCGAGCTCTGCGACTGGATACCCGCCGTGCTCACCGGAGCGGACGATCCCTCCGCGATACGCGCCAGCCATTGCGCCGCAGGGTCGAAACAGATGTGGGCCGAGGCCTGGGGAGGATTCCCTCCGGAGACGTTTTTCGAAGCACTCGACCCCGCATTGCTACCCATCGTGCGCAACATCAGCAAGACGAACCGCACGTGCGACCACGCTGCCGGGACGATCACGCCCGCGTGGGCGCAGGCGCTCGGACTTCCCGAGGGGGTCGTAGTAGGGGTGGGCAACATCGACGCCCATGCGGGAGCCGTAGGCGCCGGAATCCGCTGCGGCACGGTCGTACTCAACCTCGGCACCTCGGCCTGCCACATGGCGCTGATGCCTTCGGATGAGATGGGCGGACGCCTCGTCGAAGGGATATTCGGACAAGTGGACAGCTCGATCGTACCCGGCATGGTCGGGTTCGAAGCCGGGTTATCCGCCTTCGGGGATATCTATGCGTGGTTCAGGAACCTGCTGTGCTGGCCCCTGGAAGAGTTGCTCGTGCAGCCTGGGGCGCCCGACGCGCAGGCCCGGCAGCGGCTGGCCGAAGAGTGCCGCGACAAAATCATGGGCAGGCTCACCGAAGAGGCTGAGCGGCTGGAGCTCCGGGCGGACATGCCGCTGGCGACGGACTGGCTCAACGGCCGCCGCAACCCGTACCCCGCACCGGAGCTGACCGGGACGCTCACGGGGCTGCGGCTCTCGACAACGGCGCCCGAAATATACTACGCATTGGCCGAAGCGACGGCGTTCGCCACGAAGGCGATCCTCGACCACCTCGCAGCGAACGGCGTGGCGATCGAGCGCCTCACGGGGATCGGCGGCATATCGCAGAAATCGCCCTTCGTCATGCAGCTGCTGGCTGACGTAACCGGCCGGGAAATCTCGGTCATCGACTGCAAACAGGCCTGCGCCATGGGTTCGGTGGTCTACGCCACGGTCATCGCGGGCTGCTACGGCTCGGTGGAGGAGGCGCAGCGGGCGCTCTGCAACTTCCCTGCACGGCGCTATGCGCCCCGTGAAGGGCGCCACCCGCTGCTCATGCAGCGATACGAACGCTACAAAGCCCAGGGAGGGCTCCCGCAACGCTAA
- the fmt gene encoding methionyl-tRNA formyltransferase produces the protein MNPKELRIVFMGTPEFAVPSLRALVAGGYNVVGVVTTPDKPAGRGQKLHRSDVKLAALELGLPVLQPEKLKAPEFVAAMQALRPDLGIVIAFRMLPEVIWAMPRLGTFNLHASLLPQYRGAAPINWAVINGETETGVTTFLLNHEIDKGAIIGQVRVPILPEDNVGSLYDKLMHRGTSLVTETVDRIAAGDISPIEQQHVDESALHPAPKIFKEDCLIDWSWDGRRIVNFVRGLSPYPAAWTELYREGSQMPQAAKIYSAAFEPAAHGEKPGSIESDGRTLLRVACADGWIALGEIQIAGKKRLAVRELLLGLRDIGRYRFRK, from the coding sequence ATGAACCCGAAAGAACTGCGTATCGTATTCATGGGCACGCCCGAATTCGCCGTGCCGTCGCTCCGGGCGCTGGTCGCCGGGGGCTATAACGTCGTGGGCGTGGTGACCACACCCGACAAACCCGCCGGCCGCGGGCAGAAACTCCACCGGAGCGACGTGAAACTGGCCGCACTCGAACTGGGGCTGCCGGTATTGCAGCCCGAGAAACTCAAGGCCCCGGAATTCGTCGCGGCGATGCAGGCACTGCGGCCCGACCTGGGGATCGTCATCGCATTCCGGATGCTGCCCGAGGTAATCTGGGCCATGCCGCGCCTGGGGACGTTCAACCTCCACGCCTCGCTGCTGCCGCAATACCGCGGTGCGGCGCCCATCAACTGGGCGGTCATCAACGGGGAGACGGAAACGGGCGTCACGACCTTCCTGCTGAACCACGAGATCGACAAAGGCGCCATCATCGGACAGGTTCGCGTGCCGATCCTGCCCGAAGACAACGTGGGTTCGCTCTACGACAAACTGATGCACAGGGGCACGTCGCTGGTGACCGAAACTGTCGACAGGATCGCCGCAGGCGACATCAGCCCCATCGAACAGCAGCACGTCGACGAATCGGCACTGCACCCGGCGCCCAAGATATTCAAGGAGGACTGCCTCATCGACTGGTCGTGGGACGGACGCAGGATCGTGAATTTCGTACGCGGGCTGTCGCCCTATCCGGCAGCCTGGACGGAACTATACAGGGAAGGCTCACAGATGCCGCAGGCGGCCAAGATATATTCGGCCGCTTTCGAACCCGCCGCCCACGGCGAAAAACCCGGCAGCATCGAAAGCGACGGCCGCACGCTGCTCCGCGTAGCCTGCGCCGACGGCTGGATCGCCCTCGGGGAGATCCAGATAGCCGGGAAGAAACGCCTCGCCGTACGCGAACTGCTGCTCGGCCTGCGCGACATAGGGCGGTACAGGTTCCGGAAATAA